In a single window of the Leptospira wolffii serovar Khorat str. Khorat-H2 genome:
- a CDS encoding TetR/AcrR family transcriptional regulator, which translates to MSKTPKKKIRKQKTQKRTTSGTSSKDPKKRDRAATERALMKAGIQVFAKKGYDAATTKDIAKSAGANEALIMRYFGGKKGLLEAILTRTDDLGKTSEESLEKETKDYSHLDEALTQSISDKCSDFKHYSDFMKVAVSRIILDPDVSRIIQTRIYAKAIPEMIQELEKFKKAGEIDSKADLKSVAFGISSLTFALGFMAQVVYKIPEPEIKATIREMVRLLHKGLKPESK; encoded by the coding sequence ATGAGCAAAACTCCGAAAAAGAAGATCAGGAAACAGAAGACCCAAAAACGGACGACTTCTGGAACCTCCTCTAAAGATCCAAAAAAGAGGGACCGGGCGGCCACCGAACGAGCTCTAATGAAAGCCGGGATCCAGGTCTTTGCCAAAAAGGGATACGACGCCGCTACCACAAAGGATATCGCCAAGTCCGCCGGAGCAAATGAAGCCTTGATCATGAGATATTTCGGAGGGAAAAAAGGACTCTTAGAAGCTATCCTAACTCGAACCGATGACTTGGGCAAGACATCTGAAGAATCTTTGGAGAAGGAAACAAAAGATTATTCCCACCTAGACGAAGCTCTCACACAATCCATTTCCGATAAATGCTCCGATTTTAAACATTACTCAGACTTTATGAAGGTTGCGGTCAGTAGAATCATCTTAGATCCGGATGTTAGTCGGATTATCCAGACTAGAATTTACGCTAAGGCTATCCCGGAAATGATTCAGGAGTTGGAGAAATTTAAAAAGGCGGGGGAAATCGATTCGAAAGCGGATTTAAAATCCGTGGCCTTCGGAATTTCTTCTCTCACATTCGCCCTTGGATTTATGGCTCAGGTCGTTTATAAGATCCCGGAACCGGAGATAAAAGCGACCATTCGAGAAATGGTTCGACTACTTCATAAAGGCCTGAAACCGGAATCTAAGTAA
- a CDS encoding lytic transglycosylase domain-containing protein, translating to MKLSDLDAFQRISMRIEEIQGITDRFEPRNKGISEVAKNENSKELPNFKDQLDAKFQELTMEENIPNSQALSEIIRKESSKNHLDPNLVKSVIRAESGFKPSAVSSKGAMGLMQLMPGTADLLGVDNPFDPEENIAGGTKFLGDLMKKFGDTNLALAAYNAGPGAVQKYDGIPPYKETQDYVKKVNRFWKENK from the coding sequence ATGAAGCTATCGGATCTGGACGCATTCCAAAGAATCAGTATGAGAATCGAGGAAATCCAAGGTATTACGGACAGGTTCGAGCCCAGAAATAAGGGAATTTCTGAGGTAGCCAAGAATGAGAATTCTAAGGAACTTCCGAATTTCAAAGATCAGTTGGATGCGAAATTCCAGGAGCTAACCATGGAGGAGAATATTCCGAACTCCCAGGCTCTCTCCGAAATCATACGTAAAGAATCCTCCAAAAACCATTTAGACCCGAATCTAGTAAAATCGGTCATCCGCGCGGAATCCGGCTTTAAACCCTCCGCCGTTTCCTCCAAGGGAGCAATGGGGCTTATGCAATTGATGCCGGGGACGGCCGATCTTTTAGGAGTCGATAATCCTTTCGATCCGGAGGAGAATATCGCAGGAGGAACCAAATTTTTGGGAGACCTGATGAAAAAATTCGGAGATACGAATCTTGCCCTCGCCGCCTATAATGCAGGCCCCGGAGCGGTTCAAAAATATGACGGGATCCCACCGTATAAAGAAACGCAAGATTACGTGAAAAAAGTGAACAGATTCTGGAAAGAGAATAAATGA
- a CDS encoding Cys-rich protein translates to MKLISWKSLFPYLPIFLLGLAVGTFIAFKYSRGSIQESSGMEWEGKEICLDYCDNLAKCTKKDLPSTSEDQLYKIENACLRGCRKHFDKMQVCLQPEKMASCSELTSCLFGELKKYY, encoded by the coding sequence ATGAAGTTAATTTCCTGGAAATCATTGTTTCCTTATCTGCCTATCTTTCTTCTAGGACTGGCGGTTGGTACATTTATCGCTTTTAAATATTCTCGCGGTTCCATTCAGGAAAGTTCCGGAATGGAATGGGAAGGTAAGGAAATCTGTTTAGATTATTGCGATAACCTTGCGAAATGCACGAAGAAGGATCTACCTTCCACCTCGGAAGACCAATTATATAAGATAGAAAACGCCTGTTTAAGAGGATGTAGAAAGCATTTCGATAAAATGCAGGTCTGCTTACAGCCTGAGAAAATGGCCAGTTGTTCCGAACTTACGTCCTGCCTTTTCGGCGAACTAAAGAAATATTATTGA
- a CDS encoding ArnT family glycosyltransferase, translating into MHIATIRESLASSSYLFPKFEGVLNLYKPPALFWLGMLSDSIFGIGFFGERFPSFLLFLGVSLLIYLGLRRAKTPPIYAFGLALAYTLTLGVFKFARLAMMESLLAFFITAISVLILEFRLSGRKVWLGLGGLLSGIAILIKGPLFQIYSGALLVSFSCFSIFLISKSGIWTGRRRIWKELQHHLLFHISSLIIPGIWILVLLSFSNLGKEFLRIFFFTENLGKFSSATANQAEWIIPVGFLLYSFPFSLALAFAFLSGLFRKSRNFRSTMGSSFLWAIVSIAIVHISPNRKDFYYLLPLIPVSFLAIGLSFSGKKNTSDGIRIRNWLSWNFIFSFTIALILCIGMFAFGLFLDRLSWMEPVFLLLLVILVFFVRSRMRKEDGVPTIIYSGNLWIAVFLLVYLQFSVLPRLSLSEVPDHGPILSAKQICVVSENPWTAWTFRNALPGIDIAHSIPGAERNCIDGRRHLIVFDPNFTRKEEYRLIQTQFVWKRNLNGKELLSPSKGKDQIYFYEPIRNFDSGAPEQP; encoded by the coding sequence ATGCATATCGCTACGATTCGGGAAAGCCTTGCGTCTTCTTCTTATCTTTTTCCGAAATTTGAAGGCGTTTTGAATTTATATAAGCCACCCGCATTATTTTGGCTGGGCATGCTTTCCGATTCGATTTTCGGAATCGGATTCTTCGGAGAAAGATTCCCTTCTTTTCTATTGTTTCTAGGCGTCTCTCTCCTAATCTATCTTGGCTTGAGGAGGGCAAAAACGCCCCCGATTTACGCCTTCGGATTAGCTCTGGCTTATACCTTAACTCTGGGTGTCTTTAAGTTTGCGAGATTAGCGATGATGGAATCTTTGCTGGCATTCTTCATTACCGCGATCTCCGTCTTGATTTTGGAATTCAGATTATCGGGAAGAAAAGTTTGGTTAGGATTAGGAGGGCTTTTATCCGGAATCGCCATTCTCATTAAAGGGCCATTATTTCAGATATATAGCGGAGCCTTATTAGTCTCTTTTTCCTGTTTTAGCATTTTCTTGATTTCCAAATCGGGTATTTGGACAGGTAGAAGGAGAATCTGGAAGGAACTCCAGCATCATTTGCTCTTCCATATTTCCTCTCTTATCATTCCGGGAATTTGGATTCTAGTTTTACTTTCCTTTTCGAATTTGGGGAAAGAATTCCTACGAATATTTTTCTTCACGGAAAACCTGGGAAAATTCTCCTCCGCAACGGCTAACCAAGCGGAGTGGATCATTCCCGTAGGATTTCTACTTTATAGTTTTCCATTTTCTTTGGCCCTGGCCTTTGCTTTTTTATCCGGCCTGTTTCGTAAATCTAGGAATTTCAGATCGACGATGGGGAGTTCCTTCCTCTGGGCCATTGTATCGATTGCAATTGTGCATATTTCTCCGAATAGAAAGGATTTCTATTATCTTCTCCCATTGATTCCAGTTTCCTTCCTGGCTATCGGCCTTTCTTTTTCAGGTAAGAAGAATACTTCGGATGGAATTCGCATTCGCAATTGGTTGTCCTGGAATTTTATCTTTTCTTTTACAATCGCTCTCATTCTTTGCATCGGAATGTTCGCTTTTGGACTATTCCTTGATCGACTATCGTGGATGGAACCGGTATTCTTGCTGCTTTTGGTAATCCTGGTCTTTTTCGTCCGCTCCAGGATGCGAAAAGAGGATGGAGTTCCTACCATCATCTATTCAGGGAATTTATGGATCGCGGTATTCCTTCTTGTTTATTTGCAATTTTCCGTTCTCCCTCGCTTGAGTCTAAGCGAAGTTCCAGACCACGGACCTATTCTTTCCGCAAAGCAAATCTGCGTGGTCTCCGAGAACCCCTGGACAGCATGGACTTTCCGGAATGCCCTTCCCGGAATCGATATTGCCCATTCCATTCCTGGTGCGGAACGGAATTGTATAGACGGAAGAAGGCATCTGATCGTCTTCGATCCGAATTTTACCCGTAAAGAGGAATACCGTCTCATACAAACGCAATTTGTTTGGAAGAGGAACCTGAATGGGAAGGAACTCCTCAGCCCTTCGAAAGGTAAAGATCAGATTTATTTTTATGAGCCGATTAGGAATTTCGATTCCGGAGCTCCGGAGCAACCATGA